A part of Pseudomonas lutea genomic DNA contains:
- the pcaR gene encoding pca regulon transcriptional regulator PcaR encodes MNDQLRNSFTSLAPPIVASPAKRIQALTGDPDFMTSLARGLAVIQAFQERKRHLTIAQISHRTEIPRAAVRRCLHTLIKLGYATTDGRTYSLLPKVLTLGHAYLSSTPLAVSSQPYLDRMSDQLHEACNMATLEGDDILYIARSATTQRLISVDLAVGGRLPAYCTSMGRILLAALDDVSLQEYLDHVDLQPKTSRTLRTPEALLECLQQVRQQGWCIVDQELEQGLRSIAVPVYDASGQVLAALNVSTSAGRVTRNELEQKFLPIMLDASRDLSTQLFT; translated from the coding sequence ATGAACGATCAATTGCGTAACTCCTTTACGTCACTCGCGCCGCCGATTGTTGCGTCTCCGGCTAAAAGGATTCAGGCGCTGACCGGCGATCCCGATTTCATGACCTCGCTGGCACGCGGGCTGGCCGTCATTCAGGCATTCCAGGAGCGCAAGCGCCACCTGACCATTGCCCAGATCAGCCACCGCACGGAAATCCCCAGGGCTGCGGTTCGTCGTTGCCTTCACACCCTGATCAAACTGGGCTACGCCACCACCGACGGTCGCACTTACTCGCTGCTGCCCAAGGTTCTGACGCTGGGCCATGCCTATCTGTCTTCCACGCCGCTCGCGGTTTCGTCGCAGCCTTATCTGGACCGCATGAGCGATCAGTTGCACGAGGCCTGCAACATGGCCACGCTGGAGGGCGACGACATCCTTTATATTGCGCGCTCGGCCACGACTCAGCGGCTGATTTCGGTAGACCTGGCCGTGGGTGGGCGTCTACCGGCGTATTGCACCTCCATGGGCAGGATTCTGCTGGCCGCGCTTGATGATGTGTCGCTGCAGGAATACCTCGATCATGTGGACCTGCAACCGAAAACCAGCCGCACGTTGCGCACCCCGGAAGCCTTGCTCGAATGCCTTCAGCAAGTTCGGCAACAGGGTTGGTGCATCGTCGATCAGGAGCTGGAGCAAGGCCTGCGTTCCATTGCCGTCCCGGTCTACGATGCTTCGGGCCAGGTACTGGCCGCGTTGAATGTCAGCACCAGCGCGGGTCGGGTCACCCGCAATGAACTGGAGCAGAAGTTTCTGCCGATCATGCTCGACGCCAGTCGCGACCTCAGCACCCAACTGTTCACCTGA